From one Luteipulveratus mongoliensis genomic stretch:
- a CDS encoding ABC transporter permease, with protein sequence MSTFAIVLGVAFVAGSLVFTATLDRAFTSIMNGTVGDVMVRPAGQKANDSFAQTRTVPASVVAKVRKVPGVARAEGDVTSYSTFVVGKNGKIVGGQGAPGIAVSFHDAPAGHDTPGLTVREGRAPTRAGELALDPATARRAGYHVGDTVNVVTSGEKPRVTGKLVGLASYSAGSMVGASLVVMDSASAQDLYAGGRDVFTDVWVTAEPGHDQAALRDAVAKVLPAGSEAVTGDQAAKEAGDDIKKALGFISTFLLIFAGVALVVGSFLIVNTFSILVAQRSRELALLRALGASRRQVTRSVLFEAVVVGFVGSTVGLGLGFVLAMGIKALFANLGLDLSGTPLEFTPRAVVAAYVVGMVVTAVAAYLPARRAAHIAPVAALRDEVALPEGTVVRRALAGALMALAGAGALVWVLAGDRDRETIWLGGGLLAVILGAVLMSPVIGRPLIRTIGAVYRKLFGAVGTLAEQNSLRNPRRTAATASALMIGLTLVVMMSVFGASANKSVDALISKNFTGDYVVSGTFGTPFSPQVVDQVKRVPGVDAVARTRFTQAEIGSERTGLGAVDPKPLAQVARLQVQQGSLDQLVGKSVFVTDKAAKDKGYRVGDQLDVKLGGVTTSMQVVAVVKAMPALLDVTTSIQGFEAAGGPRQDNYAFISRAPGADAAQVRSGVERIVAGIPTVAVKDQGEFAAEQREPIDQMLMLIYALLGLAVIIAILGIINTLALSVIERTREVGLLRAVGLSRPQLRRMVRLESVVIALLGALLGVALGIGFGVVLQRSQSSAGVAELAIPWGRLGLFVVLAGVVGVLAAWWPARRAARLDVLKAIATD encoded by the coding sequence ATGAGCACGTTCGCGATCGTGCTCGGGGTCGCCTTCGTCGCCGGCTCGCTGGTCTTCACCGCGACTCTCGACCGAGCCTTCACGAGCATCATGAACGGCACGGTCGGCGACGTGATGGTTCGTCCGGCGGGCCAGAAAGCGAACGACTCCTTCGCCCAGACCCGCACGGTGCCCGCGTCCGTGGTGGCGAAGGTGCGCAAGGTGCCAGGTGTCGCGCGGGCGGAAGGCGACGTGACGTCGTACTCCACGTTCGTGGTCGGCAAGAACGGCAAGATCGTCGGCGGCCAAGGTGCGCCGGGGATCGCGGTGAGCTTTCATGATGCGCCGGCCGGTCACGACACACCGGGGCTAACGGTGCGCGAGGGTCGGGCACCGACCCGAGCCGGCGAGCTCGCCCTCGACCCGGCCACTGCACGGCGCGCGGGCTACCACGTCGGGGACACGGTCAATGTGGTCACCAGCGGCGAGAAGCCAAGGGTGACAGGCAAGCTCGTCGGGCTGGCGTCCTACAGCGCGGGGAGCATGGTGGGCGCGAGCCTCGTCGTCATGGACTCGGCCTCGGCGCAGGATCTCTACGCCGGTGGTCGTGACGTGTTCACCGATGTCTGGGTCACGGCCGAGCCAGGGCACGATCAGGCAGCGCTCCGTGATGCCGTGGCCAAGGTGCTCCCGGCTGGGTCCGAGGCGGTCACCGGCGACCAGGCCGCCAAGGAGGCCGGCGACGACATCAAGAAGGCGCTCGGCTTCATCAGCACCTTCCTGCTCATCTTCGCCGGCGTCGCGCTCGTGGTCGGGTCGTTCCTGATCGTCAACACGTTCTCGATCCTGGTCGCGCAGCGCAGTCGCGAGCTGGCTCTCCTGCGTGCTCTCGGAGCGTCTCGCCGACAGGTGACCCGGTCCGTCCTGTTCGAGGCGGTGGTGGTCGGATTCGTCGGCAGCACAGTCGGTCTCGGCCTCGGATTCGTGCTGGCCATGGGCATCAAGGCGCTGTTCGCCAACCTGGGTCTGGATCTCAGCGGAACCCCGCTGGAGTTCACCCCGAGAGCGGTCGTCGCGGCGTACGTCGTCGGCATGGTCGTGACCGCAGTCGCCGCCTATCTGCCGGCTAGGCGTGCGGCGCACATCGCTCCGGTCGCCGCGCTGCGCGACGAAGTCGCCCTGCCGGAGGGCACCGTCGTACGTCGAGCGCTGGCCGGCGCGCTCATGGCGCTCGCCGGAGCCGGTGCTCTGGTCTGGGTGCTGGCGGGAGACCGTGACCGGGAGACGATCTGGCTGGGCGGCGGGCTGCTCGCGGTGATCCTGGGCGCCGTCCTGATGAGTCCCGTCATCGGCCGGCCACTGATCCGGACGATCGGCGCGGTCTATCGCAAGCTCTTCGGAGCGGTCGGGACGCTGGCCGAGCAGAACTCGTTGCGCAACCCACGGCGTACGGCCGCCACAGCGTCCGCGCTGATGATCGGCCTGACGCTCGTGGTGATGATGTCGGTCTTCGGGGCGTCGGCCAACAAGAGCGTGGACGCTCTCATCAGCAAGAACTTCACCGGTGACTATGTCGTGTCGGGGACGTTCGGGACGCCGTTCTCGCCGCAGGTGGTCGACCAGGTCAAGCGGGTCCCGGGCGTTGATGCCGTTGCGCGCACGAGGTTCACGCAGGCCGAGATCGGTTCGGAGAGAACGGGTCTCGGCGCTGTCGACCCCAAGCCACTGGCTCAAGTCGCTCGTCTCCAGGTGCAGCAGGGTTCGCTCGACCAGCTCGTCGGGAAGTCGGTCTTCGTGACCGACAAGGCGGCGAAGGACAAGGGCTACCGCGTCGGCGATCAGCTGGACGTCAAGCTCGGGGGAGTGACCACCTCGATGCAGGTCGTCGCAGTGGTCAAGGCGATGCCGGCGCTGCTCGACGTCACGACCTCGATCCAGGGCTTCGAGGCGGCGGGCGGGCCGAGGCAGGACAACTACGCGTTCATCTCACGGGCGCCCGGGGCCGACGCCGCGCAGGTGCGATCCGGCGTCGAACGCATCGTCGCCGGCATCCCGACGGTCGCAGTCAAGGATCAGGGCGAGTTCGCCGCGGAGCAGCGCGAACCGATCGACCAGATGCTGATGCTGATCTACGCGTTGCTCGGGCTGGCTGTGATCATCGCGATCCTCGGCATCATCAACACCCTCGCGCTGTCCGTGATCGAGCGCACCCGCGAGGTAGGACTGCTGCGGGCGGTCGGCCTCAGTCGGCCGCAGCTGCGACGGATGGTGCGGCTGGAGTCGGTGGTGATCGCCCTGCTGGGCGCCCTGCTCGGTGTGGCGCTGGGCATCGGGTTCGGGGTGGTGCTGCAGCGCTCGCAGTCGAGCGCAGGCGTCGCTGAGCTCGCGATCCCGTGGGGGCGGCTCGGGTTGTTCGTGGTGCTGGCCGGCGTCGTCGGTGTGCTGGCGGCCTGGTGGCCGGCCCGCCGCGCGGCTCGCCTCGATGTCCTCAAGGCCATCGCGACCGACTGA
- a CDS encoding cupin domain-containing protein: MNLIQQSDVQAFSMHGSEFRSYVAPRSGSTQLCAWELAIAPETTGQEHTVSHEEVLLLLDGNVEATVDGVTYKAAPSDVVRFPAGATVRLDNPHDQSARLWVTTSVGLHASLPDGTQVTPPWTQ, translated from the coding sequence ATGAACCTCATTCAGCAGTCCGATGTCCAAGCCTTCTCCATGCACGGCAGCGAGTTCCGGTCGTACGTCGCGCCTCGCTCCGGGAGCACCCAGCTGTGTGCCTGGGAGCTGGCCATCGCGCCCGAGACGACGGGCCAGGAGCACACCGTCAGCCACGAGGAAGTCCTGCTCCTCCTCGACGGGAACGTCGAGGCAACCGTCGACGGAGTGACGTACAAGGCGGCGCCGAGCGACGTCGTACGCTTCCCGGCCGGCGCGACCGTGCGTCTCGACAATCCGCACGACCAGTCCGCGCGCCTGTGGGTGACAACGTCTGTCGGCCTGCACGCGTCGCTCCCGGATGGCACCCAGGTCACGCCGCCCTGGACCCAGTGA
- a CDS encoding MarR family winged helix-turn-helix transcriptional regulator, whose protein sequence is MSDDDLPFLLLAAGNAVVESVQSAMQAHGFEDIRPAHGFAFVRISGPGCTLVDLAEHMGMTKQSTSTLVAELERKGYVARSPHPLDGRAFLIQLTERGVAATVAATEATSGVVRRWRRELGAGHVEALTADLRVIAREGRVRPTW, encoded by the coding sequence GTGAGTGACGACGACCTGCCGTTCCTGCTGCTGGCCGCGGGCAATGCCGTGGTCGAGAGTGTTCAGAGCGCGATGCAGGCGCACGGATTCGAAGACATCCGACCCGCGCACGGATTCGCCTTTGTTCGGATCTCGGGGCCTGGCTGCACGCTCGTCGACCTCGCTGAGCACATGGGCATGACGAAGCAGTCGACGAGCACGTTGGTGGCAGAGCTGGAACGCAAGGGGTACGTCGCGCGCTCGCCTCATCCGCTCGACGGTCGGGCCTTCCTGATCCAGCTCACGGAGCGCGGCGTCGCGGCGACCGTGGCCGCGACGGAGGCGACCAGCGGAGTCGTACGTCGGTGGCGGCGTGAGCTGGGCGCCGGTCACGTGGAGGCGCTGACGGCTGACCTGCGGGTGATCGCGCGGGAGGGCCGGGTTCGCCCTACCTGGTGA
- a CDS encoding HelD family protein: MSGPTSAPSLDDDLTAEQTYLDNARAELARMRTSAESLDASKASDAISGEALSYTLARRIASLQDDPRTTLFFGRIDMSTGGPQDASSVAASADSRSGDRWYVGRRHVADARGNPVVIDWRAPVSTAFYRASHSAPMDVVLRRRFGVDHGALTAIEDEHLTDPAEPEEKSDILASEIERPRTGPMRDIVSTIQPEQDEIVRADVATTICVQGAPGTGKTAVGLHRAAWLLYSFRERLDRTGVLVVGPNKAFLDHIGAVLPALGEIRVGHATIEDLLAHGRIRATESANVGVLKGDSRLADVIRRAVWSHVRRATEPLIVPRGIRKWRVPAYEVQEILDELVSRGVRYDAARQMLPQRLAHAVLLLMEQAGDSPDDRVQDAVARSAPMKKFVATVWPAVDAAQVLFELWSSPDALGVAATDTLTNDEQSILLWEKPVRSKGAARWSLADMALLDEAQDVLSRMTSLGHVVLDEAQDLSPMQLRAVGRRCSTGSATVLGDIAQGTTPWATSSWDETMTHLGKPSHHLEILDRGFRVPAAVIEYAARLLPTMAPGLGAPVSVRDNPGRLDLVAVDARELDAQLAAVLAETSHVPGSIGVIAPDADIDRLSKALQDNGIQHGRLDQEHGDDEDHQVQLVPATVAKGLEFDRVVVIEPTDIAAAEPDERTGLRRLYVVLTRAVSALTVLHAKPLPDALAA; the protein is encoded by the coding sequence ATGTCTGGACCTACCAGCGCACCCAGCCTCGATGACGACCTCACTGCCGAACAGACCTACCTCGACAACGCCCGCGCCGAGCTGGCCCGGATGCGTACCTCAGCCGAGTCCCTCGACGCCTCCAAGGCGAGTGATGCGATCTCCGGCGAAGCCCTGAGCTACACCCTCGCCCGACGTATCGCATCGCTCCAGGACGACCCGCGCACCACCTTGTTCTTCGGCCGGATCGACATGTCAACGGGTGGCCCGCAGGACGCCAGCAGCGTTGCGGCCTCAGCAGATTCGCGCAGTGGCGACCGCTGGTACGTCGGCCGCCGCCACGTCGCGGACGCGCGTGGCAACCCCGTGGTCATCGACTGGCGCGCGCCGGTGTCGACCGCGTTCTACCGCGCCTCGCACTCCGCGCCGATGGATGTCGTCCTCCGCCGTCGCTTCGGTGTCGACCACGGTGCGCTGACCGCCATCGAGGACGAGCACCTCACGGACCCCGCTGAACCCGAAGAGAAGTCCGACATTCTGGCGAGCGAGATCGAGCGACCGCGCACCGGTCCGATGCGCGACATCGTCTCGACCATCCAGCCGGAGCAGGACGAGATCGTCCGCGCCGACGTCGCGACGACCATCTGTGTCCAGGGGGCGCCTGGCACCGGCAAGACCGCTGTCGGGCTGCACCGCGCGGCGTGGCTGCTCTACTCCTTCCGCGAGCGGCTCGACCGCACGGGCGTCCTGGTCGTTGGACCCAACAAGGCGTTCCTCGACCACATCGGCGCCGTGCTGCCGGCTCTCGGTGAGATCCGGGTCGGGCACGCGACGATCGAGGATCTTCTCGCTCACGGTCGGATCCGGGCGACTGAGTCGGCGAATGTCGGTGTTCTCAAAGGTGATTCGCGGCTGGCCGACGTCATTCGGCGAGCCGTCTGGTCGCACGTCCGGCGCGCGACCGAGCCGCTGATCGTGCCCAGGGGCATTCGCAAGTGGCGGGTGCCGGCGTACGAGGTGCAGGAGATCCTCGACGAGCTCGTCTCACGAGGGGTCCGCTACGACGCCGCGCGCCAGATGCTCCCCCAGCGCCTCGCGCACGCTGTGCTGCTGCTGATGGAGCAGGCGGGTGACTCCCCCGATGACCGCGTCCAGGACGCCGTCGCGCGGTCGGCACCAATGAAGAAGTTCGTCGCCACCGTGTGGCCGGCCGTCGACGCCGCGCAGGTGCTGTTCGAGCTGTGGTCTTCACCCGATGCGCTGGGTGTGGCGGCCACGGACACGCTCACCAACGACGAGCAGTCAATCCTGTTGTGGGAAAAGCCAGTTCGTAGCAAGGGTGCGGCTCGCTGGTCGCTCGCCGATATGGCACTCCTGGACGAGGCTCAGGACGTCCTGAGCCGGATGACCAGCCTTGGCCACGTCGTACTCGACGAGGCGCAGGACCTGTCGCCCATGCAGCTGCGCGCCGTCGGGCGACGCTGCTCGACCGGCTCGGCCACCGTGCTGGGCGACATCGCCCAGGGCACCACGCCGTGGGCGACCTCGTCCTGGGACGAGACGATGACGCACCTCGGCAAGCCGAGCCATCACCTCGAGATCCTCGACCGCGGCTTCCGGGTCCCGGCCGCTGTCATCGAGTACGCCGCCCGCCTCCTTCCGACCATGGCCCCCGGGCTCGGCGCCCCGGTCTCGGTCCGAGACAACCCCGGACGCCTGGACCTGGTGGCCGTCGATGCGCGCGAGCTCGATGCTCAGCTCGCCGCCGTACTCGCTGAGACCAGCCACGTGCCAGGATCGATCGGCGTGATCGCCCCGGACGCTGACATCGATCGTCTCTCAAAAGCATTGCAGGACAACGGGATCCAGCACGGCCGCCTCGACCAAGAGCACGGTGACGACGAGGATCACCAGGTTCAGCTCGTGCCCGCGACCGTGGCCAAGGGCCTGGAGTTCGACCGCGTCGTGGTCATCGAGCCGACCGACATCGCCGCCGCCGAGCCCGACGAGCGCACCGGGCTGCGCCGCCTCTACGTCGTGCTCACCCGCGCGGTGTCCGCGCTCACGGTGCTGCACGCCAAGCCGCTCCCCGACGCCCTCGCGGCCTGA
- a CDS encoding glycosyltransferase gives MRILFTFIGGLGHFRPLIPIARAAQAAGHTVAVAGTGKRTQEITAAGFTAFPTSGPPQPTSPSERAPMEAPDPEADLRQLAEGFAGRGARRHAAAITEIARSWRPDVVVRDEVDFGSAIAAELLGLPCATVIVLAAGGFLRPEVVAASLREVRSEVGLPPDPEMTMLSRGPILAPFPQSFRDPQFPLPPDTFSYRSAVVPAPGPPREKPTVYVTFGTVNTAIEPFGPVLGGLATLPVDVVATVGNSIEPAELGPVRDGVRIEQFIPQDEVLPHCDLVISHAGSGSVIGGLTHGLPSVLLPMGADQPYNARRCADLGVAQVLDPMTATADEVRAAASTVLADARYREAAAEIRDEISALPLPDETIPLLEALV, from the coding sequence GTGCGGATCCTCTTTACGTTCATCGGCGGCCTCGGCCACTTCCGACCGCTCATCCCGATCGCCCGGGCGGCCCAGGCCGCAGGGCACACGGTGGCCGTCGCGGGTACGGGCAAAAGGACCCAGGAGATCACGGCCGCCGGCTTCACGGCCTTCCCGACCAGTGGCCCACCCCAGCCGACCAGCCCTTCCGAGCGCGCTCCGATGGAGGCACCGGACCCCGAGGCGGATCTCCGGCAGCTGGCAGAAGGCTTCGCCGGTCGTGGGGCACGGCGCCATGCCGCAGCGATCACCGAGATCGCCCGTTCGTGGCGACCTGATGTCGTCGTGCGTGATGAGGTCGACTTCGGCAGCGCGATCGCCGCGGAGCTGCTCGGTCTGCCGTGCGCCACGGTGATCGTGCTGGCCGCCGGAGGATTCCTGCGGCCCGAGGTGGTCGCGGCCTCGCTGCGCGAGGTGCGGTCCGAGGTCGGCCTGCCGCCAGACCCGGAGATGACCATGCTGAGTCGTGGACCGATCCTGGCGCCTTTCCCGCAGAGCTTTCGGGACCCGCAGTTCCCGTTGCCGCCCGACACGTTCTCTTACCGGTCGGCCGTCGTCCCCGCTCCCGGCCCTCCGCGGGAGAAGCCGACCGTCTACGTCACGTTCGGCACGGTCAACACCGCCATCGAGCCCTTCGGCCCCGTCCTTGGCGGCCTCGCGACACTGCCCGTCGACGTCGTCGCGACCGTTGGGAACAGCATCGAGCCGGCGGAGCTCGGGCCGGTGCGTGACGGCGTACGGATCGAGCAGTTCATCCCGCAGGACGAGGTGCTGCCGCACTGCGACCTCGTCATCTCGCACGCCGGCTCGGGCAGCGTCATCGGCGGTCTGACCCATGGGCTGCCGTCGGTGCTGCTCCCGATGGGTGCGGATCAGCCGTACAACGCGCGCCGCTGCGCCGACCTCGGCGTCGCGCAGGTCTTGGACCCGATGACCGCCACCGCGGATGAGGTCCGGGCCGCAGCGTCCACCGTTCTGGCCGACGCGCGATACCGCGAAGCAGCGGCCGAGATCCGCGACGAGATCAGTGCGCTTCCCCTGCCGGACGAGACGATCCCGCTGCTCGAAGCGCTGGTGTAG
- a CDS encoding MMPL family transporter, whose translation MFAKLGKGVVRHPWWVIGAWIIIAAAIIATAPKLTTSNEESDFLPQHYESIKAAQLQESKYPDATTLGGIVVIDRKDGKALTAADNAKIKQITSELGQSPKAPVSSVVAGPPAPNHLVQTLGINYVKDADAYGDDARDTIKGMRTNLSNQVKDTGLRAAVTGSTAQAIDGEEADSKSEALIGLATIGLIIVLLLIIFRSPVIALLPIVLILLVSQVATGLIAFANEAFDLNADGSISVILIIVMFGIGTDYILFLMFRYRERLRMGEDKKTAMVSSVGRVGEAIASAAGAVIAAFMALVLSSLGLFRAIGPALAIAVAVMLVAGLTLVPAVVSLLGSKVFWPSKAWKREPKRAMSARIGRSLGRRPGLYAIVTGGILIALSVFSLGFKPSFDFGSSSLPKNAESTIALDTLKKGLPAGSTDPSTVLVTSERGALNQGELTSYAARLGKVPGVGTISPPELSQDKSTATYQVTLDDDPGSDKALDVVSGPLRDAAHQSPPGTHAYVGGTTSVFVDLDDAMVRDYKVVFPVAALIIMVILALLLRSLVAPLYLMLSVGLGFGATLGATVLLIQNSSSTGGLIFMLPIYMYLFVVALGTDYNILMVARLREEAREGLSPRDAAAKAFQHAGPTVAAAGLILAGSFASLMLAGNELMVSMGFAISFGIGVAAFIMAMFFTPALTALLGHAAWWPGHGDAKRGGSSKEHPPEREFELVGTRR comes from the coding sequence ATGTTTGCCAAGCTCGGCAAGGGCGTGGTGCGCCACCCGTGGTGGGTGATCGGCGCATGGATCATCATCGCGGCCGCGATCATCGCCACGGCGCCCAAGCTGACCACATCCAATGAGGAGTCGGACTTCCTGCCGCAGCACTACGAGTCGATCAAGGCGGCTCAGCTGCAGGAGTCGAAGTACCCCGACGCGACCACGCTCGGTGGCATCGTCGTCATCGACCGCAAGGACGGCAAGGCACTCACCGCCGCCGACAACGCGAAGATCAAGCAGATCACCAGTGAGCTCGGGCAGAGCCCGAAGGCTCCGGTCAGCTCGGTCGTCGCCGGTCCCCCTGCGCCCAACCATCTCGTGCAGACCCTGGGCATCAACTACGTCAAGGACGCCGACGCGTACGGCGATGACGCCCGCGACACGATCAAGGGGATGCGGACCAACCTGAGCAATCAGGTGAAAGACACCGGCCTGCGTGCCGCCGTCACCGGTTCGACCGCTCAGGCGATCGATGGTGAAGAGGCCGACAGCAAGTCCGAGGCCCTGATCGGTCTGGCCACCATCGGCCTGATCATCGTGCTGCTGCTCATCATCTTCCGCAGCCCGGTTATCGCACTGCTCCCGATTGTGTTGATCCTGCTGGTCTCTCAGGTCGCGACCGGCCTGATCGCCTTCGCCAACGAGGCGTTCGACCTCAACGCCGACGGCTCGATCAGCGTCATCCTCATCATCGTGATGTTCGGTATCGGTACCGACTACATCCTGTTCTTGATGTTCCGCTATCGCGAACGTCTCCGAATGGGCGAGGACAAGAAGACCGCCATGGTCTCCTCGGTCGGGCGCGTCGGCGAGGCCATCGCCTCAGCTGCCGGTGCGGTCATCGCCGCCTTCATGGCGCTCGTGCTCTCCTCGCTGGGTCTCTTCCGAGCCATCGGTCCTGCTCTTGCCATCGCAGTGGCCGTCATGCTCGTCGCAGGACTCACCCTGGTACCGGCCGTCGTGTCGCTGCTGGGCAGCAAGGTCTTCTGGCCAAGCAAGGCGTGGAAGCGTGAGCCGAAGCGTGCGATGTCGGCGCGGATCGGCCGTTCGCTCGGTCGCCGTCCCGGTCTGTACGCCATCGTCACCGGCGGCATCCTCATCGCCCTCTCGGTGTTCTCACTCGGGTTCAAACCGTCCTTCGACTTCGGCTCCAGCAGCCTTCCGAAGAACGCGGAGTCCACGATCGCGCTGGACACCCTGAAGAAGGGGTTGCCTGCAGGATCGACCGACCCGAGCACGGTGCTGGTGACCAGCGAGAGGGGCGCGCTCAACCAGGGCGAGCTCACGTCGTACGCCGCTCGTCTGGGCAAGGTGCCTGGCGTCGGGACGATCTCGCCGCCTGAGCTGAGCCAGGACAAGTCCACCGCGACCTACCAGGTCACGTTGGACGACGACCCGGGATCTGACAAGGCGTTGGACGTCGTGTCCGGACCGCTGCGCGATGCCGCGCACCAGTCACCACCAGGAACACATGCGTATGTCGGGGGAACGACATCGGTGTTCGTGGACCTGGATGACGCGATGGTGCGCGACTACAAGGTGGTGTTCCCGGTCGCTGCCCTGATCATCATGGTGATCCTGGCGCTGCTGCTGCGGAGCCTGGTCGCACCGCTGTACCTCATGCTCTCGGTGGGGCTCGGCTTCGGCGCGACGTTGGGTGCGACGGTGCTGCTGATCCAGAACAGCTCGTCCACCGGCGGCCTGATCTTCATGCTTCCGATCTACATGTACCTGTTCGTGGTCGCGTTGGGGACCGACTACAACATCCTCATGGTGGCTCGATTGCGTGAAGAAGCACGAGAAGGGCTCTCGCCTCGAGATGCCGCAGCCAAGGCGTTCCAGCACGCGGGACCGACGGTCGCCGCAGCCGGTCTGATCCTGGCGGGTTCGTTCGCCTCGCTGATGCTGGCGGGCAACGAGCTGATGGTGTCGATGGGCTTCGCGATCTCCTTCGGGATCGGAGTCGCGGCGTTCATCATGGCGATGTTCTTCACACCGGCGCTGACCGCACTGCTGGGTCACGCAGCCTGGTGGCCCGGTCACGGCGACGCCAAACGTGGCGGTTCGTCGAAGGAGCACCCGCCCGAGCGCGAGTTCGAGCTGGTGGGTACGCGCCGCTGA
- a CDS encoding S1C family serine protease: MTQDDQQPQGSNPEHTQPIPPVPPAVPAPEGSPAAGAHPQQSPAQPVPAPPTPAEHAPVQQSQHTGPQPTSPQHTGPQPMAPQQGHPAAAHHGPPASTWGAPTSSHQPYGAQAPAYAQHASTTSTGRSGRAPWVAVPLAALLAAALASGGTYAATRDDNNGGSPSAAGPTTVVKANPADFADAGSVNWSATAAKVAPSVVSITLETNGGGGDQGSGVILDTAGNIITNNHVVADGGKLTVTLNDGRQYDATVVGKDPSTDLAVIKLTSPPKGLTPVTIGDDSKLVVGQPVMAVGNPLGLSGTVTTGIVSALNRPVSTQSSGGGQDQPQTPGQGQQNPQQDPQQPTQSDEVVTNAIQTSAAINPGNSGGALVDGSGRLVGINSSIPNAGSSGQDQAGNIGIGFAIPVTVVKNITGQLMKSGKAQHAQLGISATSAQVKDGAATLTGAKVSKVNPGSAAAKAGLKEGDTIVSIDGESVDSSTSLVGQVRERTVGQKVTLSVVRDGKRQNITATLGADSSSS; the protein is encoded by the coding sequence ATGACGCAGGACGACCAGCAGCCCCAGGGCTCGAATCCCGAGCACACGCAGCCCATTCCGCCTGTCCCCCCGGCAGTGCCAGCGCCTGAGGGCTCACCTGCCGCCGGCGCTCACCCCCAGCAGTCGCCGGCTCAGCCCGTGCCCGCACCGCCGACGCCGGCTGAGCACGCGCCGGTTCAGCAGTCACAGCACACCGGCCCGCAGCCGACTAGTCCGCAGCACACTGGCCCGCAGCCCATGGCTCCTCAGCAGGGACATCCCGCAGCTGCGCACCATGGGCCGCCGGCCTCGACGTGGGGCGCCCCCACGTCGAGCCACCAGCCCTACGGAGCGCAAGCACCGGCGTACGCCCAGCACGCCAGCACCACGAGCACCGGGCGCAGTGGACGGGCACCCTGGGTCGCCGTACCGCTCGCCGCGCTCCTCGCGGCCGCGCTCGCCAGCGGCGGCACCTACGCCGCGACGCGGGACGACAACAATGGCGGCAGCCCGTCGGCCGCCGGCCCGACCACGGTGGTGAAGGCCAACCCGGCCGACTTCGCTGATGCGGGCTCGGTGAACTGGTCGGCTACGGCTGCCAAGGTCGCGCCCAGCGTCGTCTCGATCACGCTCGAGACCAACGGTGGCGGCGGTGACCAGGGCTCGGGCGTCATCCTCGACACCGCGGGCAACATCATCACCAACAACCACGTGGTCGCCGACGGCGGCAAGCTCACGGTCACCCTGAATGACGGCCGTCAGTACGACGCCACGGTGGTCGGCAAGGACCCGTCCACCGACCTGGCCGTCATCAAGCTGACGAGCCCGCCCAAGGGCCTGACGCCCGTGACGATCGGCGACGACTCCAAGCTCGTCGTCGGCCAGCCGGTCATGGCGGTCGGCAACCCGCTCGGCCTGTCGGGCACCGTGACCACCGGCATCGTCAGCGCGCTGAACCGTCCGGTGAGCACGCAGAGCAGCGGCGGTGGCCAGGACCAGCCGCAGACCCCCGGCCAGGGTCAGCAGAACCCGCAGCAGGATCCGCAGCAGCCCACCCAGTCGGACGAGGTCGTGACCAACGCGATCCAGACGAGCGCGGCCATCAACCCCGGCAACAGCGGTGGTGCGCTGGTCGACGGCAGTGGCAGGCTCGTCGGGATCAACTCCTCGATCCCCAACGCCGGCAGCTCGGGTCAGGACCAGGCCGGCAACATCGGCATCGGCTTCGCGATCCCGGTGACGGTGGTCAAGAACATCACCGGCCAGCTGATGAAGTCCGGCAAGGCGCAGCACGCCCAGCTCGGCATCTCGGCGACCAGCGCTCAGGTCAAGGACGGCGCGGCCACCCTGACAGGTGCCAAGGTCTCCAAGGTCAACCCGGGCAGCGCTGCTGCGAAGGCCGGGCTCAAGGAAGGCGACACGATCGTCTCCATCGACGGCGAGTCCGTCGACTCCTCAACCTCTCTGGTCGGGCAGGTGCGCGAGCGCACCGTCGGCCAGAAGGTGACGCTCTCCGTCGTGCGGGACGGCAAGCGTCAGAACATCACGGCGACGCTAGGCGCTGACTCCTCGTCGTCGTGA